One window from the genome of Eucalyptus grandis isolate ANBG69807.140 chromosome 7, ASM1654582v1, whole genome shotgun sequence encodes:
- the LOC120295862 gene encoding antifungal protein ginkbilobin-like protein — protein MTFVDKVCNGARYYNRDDYAEAFHAVLQDLRSTTAEKGFDYHTHASVNRAECFGHGTCNGMPTQADCTSCMDFAYDEIRKVCPFSVGAQLQLRDCRFSYEQYSFME, from the coding sequence ATGACTTTTGTGGACAAGGTATGCAATGGAGCGCGGTACTACAATAGGGACGATTATGCCGAAGCATTCCACGCCGTCTTGCAGGATCTGAGGTCCACCACGGCTGAGAAGGGGTTCGACTACCACACCCATGCCTCTGTCAACCGTGCCGAGTGCTTTGGCCACGGTACGTGCAACGGCATGCCGACACAGGCTGATTGTACTAGCTGCATGGATTTTGCCTACGATGAAATCCGGAAAGTGTGCCCTTTTAGTGTCGGCGCACAACTTCAACTTCGCGATTGTAGGTTTAGTTATGAGCAATATTCGTTCATGGAATAA